A genomic region of Euzebyales bacterium contains the following coding sequences:
- a CDS encoding response regulator transcription factor: MLVDDHEVVRSGLRALIGGCEDLEVVAEAGTAADAMLGARSHHPDVVVLDIRLPDRSGIDVCRDLRAEHPDIAVLMLTSYSEGRALFDAIMAGASGYVLKRIRGNHLVDGIRRVGRGESLLDPAVTARVLDRIRHPVARGD, translated from the coding sequence ATGCTGGTCGATGACCACGAGGTTGTCCGGTCCGGCCTTCGCGCCCTGATCGGTGGATGTGAGGATCTCGAGGTCGTCGCCGAGGCCGGCACCGCAGCGGACGCGATGCTCGGTGCGCGTTCCCATCATCCCGACGTGGTGGTCCTGGACATCCGACTGCCGGACCGGTCGGGGATCGATGTGTGCCGGGATTTGCGGGCGGAGCATCCCGACATCGCCGTCCTGATGCTCACGTCGTACTCCGAGGGTCGCGCGTTGTTCGACGCGATCATGGCAGGGGCCTCCGGCTATGTGCTCAAGCGGATCCGCGGCAACCACCTCGTCGACGGGATCCGGCGGGTGGGGCGCGGCGAGTCGCTCCTGGACCCTGCCGTGACCGCGCGCGTGCTCGACCGCATCCGGCATCCGGTCGCACGCGGCGACGA
- a CDS encoding SGNH/GDSL hydrolase family protein, with product MTGLLAALWSVWRDLRRARGVVHLDPPVTAIDVEVHPRVALVAPPSWRLVALGDSSVAGIGADRLEGCLAVQIGQRVADTTGRRVHVRALGVSGARTADVAARQVTALDDRAPPDAVIVVAGMNDIVHVTSPWAYGRAVRHLYTMLRDRLDAPVIVCSLPELRTLTIVGHPLRDIAVAYGRMLGWIQRRVVRRVTDVEFVDARRSAGPAFRRLPEALSIDGFHPSSRGYELLADALAPAVSAALASRR from the coding sequence GTGACAGGGCTGTTGGCGGCGCTGTGGAGCGTGTGGCGCGATCTGCGCCGGGCGCGCGGAGTCGTGCATCTCGATCCCCCAGTGACGGCGATCGATGTCGAGGTCCATCCGCGGGTCGCGCTCGTCGCGCCACCGTCGTGGCGGCTCGTCGCACTGGGAGACTCGTCGGTCGCCGGGATCGGCGCGGACCGTCTCGAGGGCTGCCTCGCAGTGCAGATCGGCCAGCGGGTCGCCGACACGACCGGCCGGCGGGTGCACGTCCGTGCGCTGGGCGTGTCAGGCGCGCGGACGGCCGACGTCGCGGCGCGGCAGGTGACCGCCCTGGACGACCGTGCCCCACCCGACGCCGTCATCGTCGTGGCCGGCATGAACGACATCGTGCACGTGACATCACCGTGGGCCTACGGCCGCGCGGTTCGTCACCTCTACACCATGTTGCGTGACCGGCTGGACGCGCCCGTCATCGTCTGCAGCCTGCCTGAGCTGCGCACGCTCACGATCGTCGGGCACCCGTTGCGGGACATCGCCGTCGCCTACGGGCGAATGCTCGGTTGGATCCAGCGACGGGTCGTGCGTCGGGTCACCGACGTCGAGTTCGTCGATGCACGGCGCAGCGCAGGCCCCGCGTTCCGCCGGCTTCCGGAGGCCCTCAGCATCGACGGCTTCCATCCGTCGTCGCGGGGCTACGAACTGCTGGCCGATGCGCTCGCTCCGGCCGTCAGCGCGGCGTTGGCGTCGCGCCGCTGA